A genomic segment from Spinacia oleracea cultivar Varoflay chromosome 3, BTI_SOV_V1, whole genome shotgun sequence encodes:
- the LOC110783490 gene encoding NADH dehydrogenase [ubiquinone] 1 beta subcomplex subunit 7 produces MEVPGSSKKMIATQAEMVENKVPLAYRDQCAHLLIPLNKCRQSEFYLPWKCENERHTYEKCEYELVMERMLQMQKLREGQKNQQNQTIPLIPKTANA; encoded by the coding sequence atggaggtACCAGGATCATCGAAGAAGATGATAGCAACACAAGCAGAAATGGTGGAAAACAAGGTTCCACTCGCATACAGAGATCAATGCGCACACCTTCTGATCCCCCTCAACAAATGCAGGCAATCCGAGTTTTATCTTCCATGGAAGTGCGAGAATGAGCGCCATACTTATGAGAAGTGTGAGTATGAACTCGTCATGGAACGTATGCTTCAGATGCAGAAGCTTCGCGAAGGTCAGAAGAATCAGCAAAATCAAACCATCCCTCTTATTCCCAAAACCGCTAATGCTTAG
- the LOC130469758 gene encoding uncharacterized protein: MSNIEENRVGSNSHPIVLSDDENEMDYESDINSYTSYELILRQVLRAGEPDSDEEALRDDTEPEPELEFELEFEPEPEPEPQPEPEPEPEPEPEPEPKPEEDNQQPQVECPVSEYHS; this comes from the exons atgtctAACATAGAAGAAAATAGAGTAGGGAGCAACTCTCACCCTATTGTTCtgagcgatgatgaaaatgaaatggattacgagTCTGACATTAATAGTTATACCAGCTACGAACTTATTTTGCGTCAAGTTTTAAGAGCAGGAGAACCTGATAGTGATGAAGAAGCCCTTCGTGA TGATACTGAACCTGAGCCTGAGCTTGAGTTTGAGCTTGAGTTTGAGCCTGAACCTGAGCCCGAGCCTCAGcccgagcctgagcctgagcctgagcccgaGCCCGAGCCTGAGCCTAAGCCAGAGGAAGATAATCAGCAACCTCAAG ttgaatgtCCTGTATCCGAATACCATTCATAA